One genomic window of Polyangium aurulentum includes the following:
- a CDS encoding carotenoid oxygenase family protein gives MTSSLERPSPYLLGNYAPVEREIDARDLKVHGEIPRDLAGVFVRNGANPRFRQKGRHHWFDGDGMIHALHFEDGRASYRNRWVRTWAFGEEEKAGGSLWTGTTERPDFSNPRGPLKDTSNTDLVYHAGRLYSLWWLGGAAYVVQVPSLETCGTETWGGQMPTVSAHPKVDAVTGEMMLFDYKPYPPYLTYAVVAPSGEIVHKTTIDFDAPRPQHDMAITERFSILFDMSMRFDAELFARGHMRSRFYRDSPARIGLLPRRAPGSEIRWFEASPFYMYHTINAWEEGDRVVLIGCKIDAPLVGDPQNPPRQVPTVGFLRLEPNLYRWELDLATGAVKEERLDDTLTEFPRMDNRALGRRTRYSYNPRISLTEPTVLFDGLVKYDLEAGRSDTLVYPEGRFGGEVVFAPRTGAKGEDDGYLITFVCDEASGESEAWVMDARNVSGPPLARVSIPQRVPTGYHAWWIGGDDLAAQRAMPLPA, from the coding sequence ATGACGAGCAGCCTCGAGCGCCCGAGCCCCTACCTTTTGGGCAACTACGCCCCGGTCGAGCGCGAGATCGACGCGCGTGACTTGAAGGTGCACGGGGAGATCCCGCGCGATCTCGCGGGCGTCTTCGTGCGCAACGGCGCCAATCCGCGGTTTCGCCAGAAGGGGCGTCACCACTGGTTCGACGGCGATGGGATGATCCACGCCTTGCACTTCGAGGACGGGCGCGCCTCGTACAGGAACCGCTGGGTGCGCACGTGGGCGTTCGGCGAGGAGGAGAAGGCGGGCGGGTCGCTCTGGACCGGCACCACCGAGCGGCCCGATTTCTCCAATCCGCGCGGCCCGCTCAAGGACACCTCGAACACCGATCTCGTCTATCACGCGGGGCGGCTTTATTCGCTCTGGTGGCTCGGCGGCGCGGCGTACGTCGTGCAGGTGCCCTCGCTCGAGACGTGCGGGACCGAGACCTGGGGCGGCCAGATGCCCACCGTCTCGGCGCACCCCAAGGTCGACGCGGTCACGGGCGAGATGATGCTCTTCGATTACAAGCCCTATCCGCCCTACCTCACCTATGCGGTGGTCGCGCCCTCGGGCGAGATCGTCCACAAGACCACGATCGACTTCGACGCCCCGCGCCCGCAGCACGACATGGCCATCACGGAGAGGTTCTCGATTCTCTTCGACATGTCGATGCGGTTCGACGCGGAGCTGTTCGCCCGCGGCCACATGCGCTCGAGGTTCTACCGCGACAGCCCCGCGCGCATCGGTCTCTTGCCGCGCCGGGCGCCGGGATCGGAGATCCGCTGGTTCGAGGCGAGCCCGTTTTACATGTACCATACCATCAACGCCTGGGAGGAGGGCGATCGCGTGGTCTTGATTGGCTGCAAGATCGACGCGCCGCTCGTGGGCGACCCGCAAAACCCCCCGCGCCAGGTGCCGACCGTCGGCTTTTTACGGCTCGAGCCCAACCTGTACCGCTGGGAGCTCGATCTCGCGACGGGCGCCGTCAAGGAGGAGCGGCTCGACGACACCCTCACCGAGTTCCCGCGCATGGATAACCGCGCGCTCGGCCGGCGCACCCGCTACAGCTACAATCCGAGGATCTCGCTGACGGAGCCCACCGTGCTCTTCGACGGGCTCGTCAAGTACGACCTCGAGGCGGGCCGCAGCGACACGCTCGTCTATCCCGAGGGCCGTTTCGGCGGCGAGGTCGTGTTCGCCCCTCGGACCGGCGCGAAGGGCGAGGACGACGGCTATTTGATCACCTTCGTCTGCGACGAGGCGAGCGGCGAATCCGAGGCGTGGGTGATGGACGCGCGGAACGTCTCCGGGCCCCCGCTCGCGCGCGTGTCGATCCCGCAGCGCGTGCCCACGGGTTATCATGCCTGGTGGATTGGAGGGGACGACCTCGCCGCGCAGCGCGCAATGCCGCTGCCGGCTTGA
- a CDS encoding AAA family ATPase yields the protein MTAAKPSIPDARPGPIPVGPRLESVLELAYRARRPVLIEGPTGIGKSDIVRKVAGKLGIAHVVLDLSLLEPPDLVGLPVIKDGRTSYAVPDILPQDGAGILMLEELNRAERYIQQPALQLLSARRLHGYELPPGWACFAAVNPEGEGYHVTPLDRALRARFLSIAARADRASWLAWAQVSDVHPAIIGLAQAHERVLDDVPPRTWTYASHILKALRPEEINNGALLRDALSGYLPPSWVELVVAGRDAWTSHLPFDVRALLSDYDRRPDLAREVRSYAEAGKTDRLDELTTRLCRLLEGPEAGVLVAERQITLAAFEALVADLPGDQREKLQESLGRNPTATALVDVRPEEVVQNYPGSAAERKILSWRADPLKHHRLALVVTGLSAHLERQAKLAEVKRSNVVRTCLGHLLAELPEKWALDLVATLKRLGITPIRPT from the coding sequence GTGACTGCCGCGAAGCCCTCGATCCCCGACGCCCGCCCCGGCCCGATTCCCGTCGGACCGCGCCTCGAGTCCGTGCTCGAGCTCGCCTACCGCGCCCGCCGCCCCGTGCTGATCGAGGGGCCGACCGGCATCGGCAAGAGCGACATCGTCCGCAAGGTCGCGGGCAAGCTCGGCATTGCGCACGTGGTGCTCGACCTCAGCCTGCTCGAGCCGCCCGATCTCGTGGGCCTGCCCGTGATCAAAGACGGCCGCACGAGCTACGCCGTGCCGGATATCCTGCCGCAAGACGGCGCGGGTATCCTGATGCTCGAGGAGCTGAACCGGGCCGAGCGCTACATCCAGCAGCCGGCCTTGCAGCTCCTCAGCGCGCGCCGCCTCCACGGCTACGAGCTGCCGCCCGGCTGGGCTTGCTTTGCCGCCGTCAACCCCGAGGGCGAGGGCTATCACGTCACGCCCCTCGATCGCGCGCTCCGGGCCCGCTTTTTGAGCATCGCCGCCCGCGCCGACCGCGCGAGCTGGCTCGCGTGGGCGCAGGTGAGCGACGTGCACCCGGCCATCATCGGCCTCGCGCAGGCGCACGAGCGCGTCCTCGACGACGTCCCGCCGCGGACCTGGACGTACGCCTCGCACATCCTGAAGGCGCTCAGGCCCGAGGAAATCAACAATGGCGCGCTCCTGCGCGACGCGCTGTCGGGCTATTTGCCGCCCTCGTGGGTCGAGCTGGTCGTGGCGGGCCGCGACGCGTGGACCTCGCACCTGCCCTTCGACGTGCGCGCGCTGCTCTCCGATTACGACCGGAGGCCCGACCTCGCCCGCGAGGTGCGCTCCTATGCCGAGGCGGGCAAGACCGACAGGCTCGACGAGCTGACCACGCGCCTTTGCCGCCTGCTCGAGGGCCCCGAGGCGGGCGTGCTCGTGGCCGAGCGGCAGATCACGCTCGCGGCCTTCGAGGCGCTGGTGGCCGATTTGCCGGGCGATCAGCGCGAGAAGCTCCAGGAGTCGCTCGGGCGCAATCCGACGGCCACGGCGCTCGTCGACGTGCGGCCCGAGGAGGTCGTGCAGAATTACCCGGGCAGCGCGGCCGAGCGGAAGATCCTGAGCTGGCGCGCCGATCCGCTGAAGCACCACAGGCTCGCGCTGGTGGTGACGGGGCTGTCGGCGCACCTCGAGCGGCAGGCGAAGCTCGCCGAGGTGAAGCGCAGCAACGTGGTGCGCACCTGCCTCGGGCACCTGCTCGCCGAGCTGCCGGAGAAATGGGCGCTCGATCTGGTGGCCACGTTGAAGCGCCTCGGCATCACCCCCATCCGCCCCACCTGA
- a CDS encoding VWA-like domain-containing protein, whose amino-acid sequence MADEVRAFLDGFVQSSDFVARYPYYAAILARMSPVADPSVKRMAVSLHEGRFFLHVNVESFLREPQYLRGILLHEVHHVALGHLSHPKFADPAEPELLEIALEMSANELIEDPLPDPIVWQKYTQFGIRAGQSSLERYEKLVQAAQAGKLGARTAPGGESVDDHRLLRKRTGEPGAVEQTRQLIAKAVESAGDVDPGEDGRRALLAGKTPGKLIEELTGARGPAECFVDWKTALGMFVARHRAPVGTWTRPSRRFPHRVGEVPGRAWSPREMTKPELCVAIDTSMSMGQDELDEIARQLVLLGEHAGITVVECDTEIRRVYRFTGAITEVEGRGGTDLRPVFAKEFLYSRPLDGIVYFTDGLGPFPEEPPHLPTLWILTKPLEFECRWGERAVLERKPAALRPPPARSKGRKR is encoded by the coding sequence ATGGCCGACGAGGTCCGCGCCTTTCTCGACGGATTCGTTCAATCGTCCGATTTCGTGGCGCGATACCCGTATTACGCCGCGATCCTCGCCCGAATGAGCCCGGTCGCCGACCCCTCGGTGAAGCGCATGGCGGTGTCGCTGCACGAGGGGCGATTCTTCCTGCACGTGAACGTCGAGTCGTTCCTGCGCGAGCCGCAATACCTGCGCGGGATCCTCCTGCACGAGGTGCACCACGTGGCCCTCGGGCACCTCTCCCACCCCAAATTCGCCGACCCGGCCGAGCCCGAGCTGCTCGAGATCGCCCTCGAGATGAGCGCGAACGAGCTCATCGAGGACCCCCTGCCAGATCCCATCGTCTGGCAGAAATACACGCAATTCGGCATCCGGGCCGGGCAGAGCAGCCTCGAGCGCTACGAGAAGCTCGTGCAGGCCGCGCAGGCGGGGAAGCTCGGCGCGCGCACGGCGCCGGGGGGCGAGAGCGTCGACGACCATCGCCTGTTGCGAAAGCGAACCGGCGAGCCCGGGGCCGTGGAGCAGACGCGGCAGCTCATTGCAAAGGCCGTGGAGAGCGCGGGCGACGTGGACCCGGGCGAGGACGGGCGGCGGGCGCTGCTCGCGGGCAAAACCCCGGGCAAGCTCATCGAGGAGCTGACGGGCGCGCGCGGGCCCGCCGAATGCTTCGTCGACTGGAAGACGGCGCTCGGCATGTTCGTGGCGCGCCACCGCGCCCCGGTGGGCACGTGGACGCGCCCGAGCCGCAGATTCCCGCACCGCGTGGGCGAAGTGCCAGGGCGAGCCTGGTCGCCGCGGGAGATGACGAAGCCCGAGCTGTGCGTCGCCATCGATACCTCGATGAGCATGGGGCAGGACGAGCTCGACGAGATCGCGCGCCAGCTCGTGCTGCTCGGCGAGCACGCGGGGATCACCGTCGTGGAATGCGATACCGAGATCCGGCGCGTCTATCGGTTCACGGGCGCGATCACGGAGGTCGAGGGCCGCGGCGGGACCGACTTGAGGCCGGTGTTCGCGAAGGAGTTTTTATATTCGCGGCCGCTCGATGGAATCGTGTACTTCACGGACGGGCTGGGGCCATTCCCGGAAGAGCCGCCGCACCTGCCGACGCTGTGGATCCTGACCAAGCCGCTCGAATTCGAGTGCCGGTGGGGAGAGCGGGCCGTGCTGGAGAGAAAGCCGGCGGCGCTGAGGCCGCCGCCGGCGCGGAGCAAGGGGCGGAAGAGGTAG
- a CDS encoding ATP-binding protein produces the protein MNVDSIRERLASLGDPSSVLTQVFAFSPIPLQVLRPDGGSLLVNEAYRQRFGAEPSPEYNLFEDRIAAQNGVVEPLRRAFRGESVQIPPVWYDLPAPKNGGGEGVQRVALEASCVPLRDAQGAVSFVLVQFHDRTEEMLAKKRSAEAEVARDRLQMLVTQLPIGVTALLEERGKLRYVTASERYLALAALPADKLFGRTPAEAFPHLAGQGYFELIDNVYRTGESVHGLGSPAAWDDDGDGEPEQHFVDFVYAPLRGKDRNEGIVVVVTEVDERVRAEKERDELLARERRAREEVEMASRAKDEFISVASHELRTPLNAILGWVQMLSSGMLSSDQARKAIGTIERNAKAQAQLIDDLLDISRIIAGKLRLEVGPVDLARVVEAALDVVTPAANGKGVQLEVFLERPALMAGDPDRLQQVIWNLLSNAVKFTPRGGRVTVRMESSGPHRVVSVEDTGPGIETQFLPHVFERFRQADMATTRKHGGLGLGLAIVRQLVEMHGGAVEVASEGLGKGATFRVRLPVIPPLARGPTVTLPHATPDMETASNGGFERPAGIEGLHVLVVDDEVDARDMLAEILGQCKARVVTAGSAEEALERLRQDPPDVLVSDVGMPDEDGYTLISKVRRLPKDQGGRTPAVALTAYARAEDRTKALRAGFDMHLPKPVQPTEFLLVVARAAGRAPDIGGR, from the coding sequence TTGAACGTCGATTCGATTCGCGAGCGGCTCGCCTCCCTGGGCGACCCGTCTTCGGTGCTCACCCAGGTTTTTGCGTTCTCGCCCATCCCGCTCCAGGTCCTCCGACCCGACGGCGGCAGCCTCCTCGTCAACGAGGCCTACCGCCAGCGCTTCGGCGCGGAGCCCTCGCCCGAGTACAACCTCTTCGAGGACCGCATCGCCGCGCAGAACGGCGTGGTCGAGCCCCTCCGCCGGGCGTTCCGCGGCGAGTCGGTCCAGATCCCCCCCGTCTGGTACGACCTCCCCGCGCCGAAGAACGGCGGCGGCGAAGGGGTGCAGCGGGTCGCCCTCGAGGCAAGCTGCGTCCCTCTTCGCGATGCCCAGGGCGCGGTCTCCTTCGTGCTCGTCCAGTTCCACGATCGCACCGAGGAGATGCTGGCCAAGAAGCGGTCCGCCGAGGCCGAGGTGGCGCGCGACCGGCTGCAGATGCTCGTGACGCAGCTGCCCATCGGCGTGACCGCGCTCCTCGAGGAGCGGGGCAAACTGCGGTACGTGACGGCCAGCGAGCGCTACCTGGCGCTCGCGGCCCTGCCGGCCGACAAGCTCTTCGGGCGCACGCCGGCCGAGGCGTTCCCTCACCTCGCGGGGCAGGGCTACTTCGAGCTGATCGACAACGTCTACCGCACCGGCGAGTCCGTGCACGGCCTCGGCTCCCCTGCGGCGTGGGACGACGACGGCGACGGCGAGCCCGAGCAGCACTTCGTCGACTTCGTCTACGCGCCCCTGCGCGGCAAGGACCGCAACGAGGGCATCGTCGTCGTCGTCACCGAGGTCGACGAGCGCGTCCGCGCCGAGAAGGAGCGCGACGAGCTGCTCGCGCGCGAGCGCCGCGCCCGCGAGGAGGTCGAGATGGCGAGCCGCGCGAAGGACGAGTTCATCTCCGTCGCCTCGCACGAGCTGCGCACCCCCCTCAACGCGATCCTCGGCTGGGTGCAGATGCTCTCGTCCGGCATGCTCTCGTCCGATCAGGCCCGCAAGGCCATCGGCACGATCGAGCGCAACGCCAAGGCCCAGGCGCAGCTCATCGACGACCTGCTCGACATCAGCCGCATCATCGCGGGCAAGCTGCGGCTCGAGGTCGGCCCCGTCGATCTCGCCCGCGTGGTCGAGGCCGCGCTCGACGTGGTCACCCCCGCCGCCAACGGCAAGGGCGTGCAACTGGAGGTCTTCCTCGAGCGCCCCGCGCTCATGGCGGGCGACCCGGACCGGCTCCAGCAGGTGATCTGGAACCTCTTGTCCAACGCGGTGAAGTTCACCCCGCGCGGCGGCCGCGTGACCGTGCGCATGGAGAGCTCCGGCCCGCACCGCGTGGTCTCCGTCGAGGACACGGGCCCGGGCATCGAGACCCAGTTCCTCCCCCACGTCTTCGAGCGCTTCCGCCAGGCCGACATGGCGACGACGCGCAAGCACGGCGGCCTCGGCCTCGGCCTCGCGATCGTGCGGCAGCTCGTCGAGATGCACGGCGGCGCGGTCGAGGTCGCCAGCGAGGGCCTGGGCAAGGGAGCCACGTTCCGCGTGCGCCTGCCCGTCATCCCGCCCCTCGCGCGCGGCCCCACGGTCACGCTGCCGCATGCGACCCCCGACATGGAGACCGCCTCGAACGGCGGCTTCGAGCGCCCCGCCGGCATCGAGGGGCTGCACGTGCTCGTGGTGGACGACGAGGTGGACGCCCGCGACATGCTCGCCGAGATCCTCGGCCAGTGCAAAGCGCGCGTGGTCACCGCGGGCAGCGCGGAGGAGGCGCTCGAGCGGCTGCGCCAGGATCCCCCGGACGTGCTCGTCTCCGACGTCGGCATGCCCGACGAGGACGGCTACACGCTCATCTCGAAGGTCCGTCGGCTCCCGAAGGATCAGGGCGGTCGCACGCCGGCCGTGGCGCTCACCGCCTACGCGCGTGCCGAGGATCGAACCAAGGCCCTGCGCGCGGGCTTCGACATGCACCTGCCCAAGCCCGTCCAGCCCACCGAGTTCCTCCTCGTCGTGGCCCGCGCCGCCGGTCGCGCGCCGGACATCGGCGGGCGCTGA
- a CDS encoding PAS domain S-box protein produces MRLADLLNEQQHAIEERWLERVQPLAPRDGLTREELVDSLPLFLAELSRALRHLEDPSITSALPESSPVAEAHGRQRHHLGYTTESVAREYPLLHEVVLLVAVAAGVPVSAWEGVLLARCMGTASAEALAHFASATEQGLRHSVDRARLEHASSEEQLLRVRAAEQQARESEARLRAILASLEEGVCLHDAQGTILFANAAAARLTGVPFEQLQGRAPVDPDWRAVREDGSDYPGDEHPIMRALRTGRPVVGDVLGIRRPDGRLVWLSVNAQPLLSGDGGPLLGAVSSFADITERKQAEAEAEAERQRLRDIFEQAPVLIAIVDEPARTFTFVNPAYRALLGGLDVVGKPVREVLPDYEEQGIRVLFDEVVATGIPFVGREVPIMLPNSPPGEPQFFDFVYQPVRDAQGRVYSVLASGFEVTGLVRARQQAEALAAQREAVLEAFPEPVYFADFTGITRANAAGLSLLGVSSVEELDRSIAVFHARAQVRRVDTGEPLPLEDNLLTRALQGQTAFLDYIVRDLSTGEDRVMHGSAAPVRVGGEVVGAVSISTDITERTRAERALQERAGFERQLIGIVGHDLRQPLQTIAMAAAILLRRPGLDERALVIVQRITTASARMQRMLHDILDFTRARLGGGIPLERVQTDMAQLARETVEEVELVHAGRRVEVEVEGSGEGRWDVDRLRQVLDNLLTNALAYSPAGSPVRLSVDGRAPDEVHVHVHNAGAPIRADLLPVLFQPLTRGTATGSAERSVGLGLFIVRHLVEAHGGRVEVASSEAEGTTFSVHLPRG; encoded by the coding sequence ATGCGCCTGGCCGACCTCCTGAACGAGCAGCAGCACGCCATCGAAGAGCGCTGGCTCGAGCGCGTGCAACCCCTGGCCCCTCGCGACGGCCTCACGCGCGAGGAGCTGGTGGACTCGCTGCCCCTCTTCCTCGCGGAGCTGTCGCGCGCGCTGCGCCACCTGGAGGACCCCAGCATCACCTCGGCGCTGCCGGAGAGCAGCCCCGTCGCCGAGGCGCACGGCAGGCAGCGCCACCACCTCGGGTACACGACGGAGTCGGTGGCGCGCGAGTATCCGCTCCTGCACGAGGTCGTCCTCCTCGTGGCGGTGGCCGCCGGCGTGCCCGTGTCCGCGTGGGAGGGCGTTCTGCTGGCGCGCTGCATGGGCACGGCGTCCGCCGAGGCCCTCGCCCACTTCGCTTCCGCGACCGAGCAGGGCCTGCGGCATAGCGTCGACCGCGCCCGGCTCGAGCACGCCTCGAGCGAGGAGCAGCTCCTGCGCGTGAGGGCGGCCGAGCAGCAGGCGCGCGAGAGCGAGGCGCGCCTGCGGGCGATCCTCGCCTCGCTCGAGGAGGGCGTGTGCCTGCACGACGCGCAGGGCACGATCCTCTTCGCCAACGCGGCCGCCGCGCGCCTCACCGGCGTTCCGTTCGAGCAGCTCCAGGGCCGCGCGCCCGTCGATCCCGACTGGCGCGCGGTGCGCGAGGACGGCAGCGACTACCCGGGCGACGAGCACCCGATCATGCGCGCGCTGCGCACGGGCCGGCCCGTGGTGGGCGACGTCCTGGGCATCCGCCGGCCGGATGGGCGGCTCGTCTGGCTATCGGTGAACGCTCAGCCGCTGCTGAGCGGCGACGGGGGCCCGTTGCTGGGCGCCGTCAGCTCGTTCGCCGACATCACCGAGCGCAAGCAGGCCGAGGCCGAGGCCGAGGCCGAGCGGCAGAGGCTGCGCGACATCTTCGAGCAGGCCCCCGTGCTCATCGCCATCGTCGACGAGCCTGCGCGCACCTTCACGTTCGTGAACCCCGCCTACCGCGCCCTTCTGGGCGGCCTCGACGTCGTGGGCAAGCCCGTGCGCGAGGTGCTGCCGGACTACGAAGAGCAGGGCATCCGCGTGCTGTTCGACGAGGTGGTGGCCACGGGGATCCCCTTCGTGGGCCGCGAGGTGCCGATCATGCTGCCCAACAGCCCGCCCGGCGAGCCGCAGTTCTTCGACTTCGTCTACCAGCCGGTGCGCGACGCGCAGGGCCGGGTGTACAGCGTCCTCGCCAGCGGCTTCGAGGTGACGGGCCTGGTGCGCGCGCGCCAGCAGGCCGAGGCGCTCGCCGCCCAGCGCGAGGCCGTCCTCGAGGCCTTCCCCGAGCCCGTCTACTTCGCGGACTTCACGGGCATCACGCGCGCGAACGCGGCCGGCCTTTCGCTCCTGGGGGTCTCGTCGGTGGAGGAGCTCGACCGCTCCATCGCCGTGTTCCACGCGCGAGCGCAGGTGCGGCGCGTGGACACGGGAGAGCCGCTGCCGCTCGAGGACAACCTGCTCACGCGCGCGTTGCAGGGCCAGACGGCCTTTCTGGACTACATCGTGCGGGATCTCTCGACCGGTGAGGATCGCGTGATGCACGGATCGGCGGCGCCTGTGCGCGTCGGGGGCGAGGTGGTGGGTGCGGTGTCGATCAGCACCGACATCACCGAGCGCACCCGCGCCGAGCGGGCGTTGCAGGAGCGGGCGGGGTTCGAGCGCCAGCTCATCGGCATCGTGGGCCACGACCTGCGCCAGCCCTTGCAGACCATCGCGATGGCAGCGGCGATTCTCTTGCGCCGCCCGGGGCTCGACGAGCGCGCCCTCGTGATCGTCCAGCGCATCACGACGGCATCCGCGCGCATGCAACGCATGCTGCACGACATCCTCGATTTCACGCGGGCGCGATTGGGCGGAGGGATCCCGCTCGAGCGCGTGCAGACCGACATGGCGCAGCTCGCGCGGGAGACGGTCGAGGAGGTGGAGCTGGTGCACGCGGGGCGCCGTGTGGAGGTGGAGGTGGAGGGGAGCGGGGAGGGGCGCTGGGACGTCGACAGGCTGCGCCAGGTGCTCGACAACCTGCTCACCAACGCGCTCGCCTACAGCCCTGCCGGCAGCCCGGTGCGGCTCTCGGTGGACGGGCGTGCGCCCGACGAGGTGCACGTGCACGTGCACAACGCAGGCGCCCCGATCCGGGCCGATCTCTTGCCGGTCCTGTTTCAGCCGCTCACGCGAGGGACGGCGACCGGGAGCGCGGAGCGCAGTGTGGGTCTCGGTCTGTTCATCGTGCGCCACCTGGTCGAGGCCCACGGAGGCCGCGTGGAGGTGGCGTCGAGCGAGGCCGAGGGGACGACCTTCTCGGTGCACTTGCCGCGCGGATGA
- a CDS encoding LysR family transcriptional regulator, with translation MQDLNDLFFFAEVVAHGGFAPAGRALRQPKSKLSRRIAGLEARLGVRLIERSSRRFRVTEVGQAFYERCRSVMTEVAQAEAVVAEAQGEPHGTVRFSCPLGLLDPLARVFSEFMARHPRVRLHVAATNRRVDLIEEGIDVALRVRTAIDADATLTIRTLGRSRRILVASPALANRLGDMSNIAALASAATLSPVEQAGEDTWELVGPEGQTRSVRHAPRLSCGDFVALREAAAAGLGVALVPDHVCWPALQGGRLVQVFPDWHAPDGIIHLVFTTRRGLPPAVRAFIDHLAERFRDERLLTSIH, from the coding sequence ATGCAGGACCTGAACGATCTCTTCTTCTTCGCCGAGGTCGTCGCGCACGGCGGGTTTGCCCCGGCTGGCCGGGCGTTGCGGCAGCCCAAATCGAAGCTCAGCCGCAGGATCGCGGGGCTCGAGGCGCGGCTCGGCGTGCGCCTCATCGAGCGCTCGAGCCGGCGCTTTCGCGTCACCGAGGTCGGCCAGGCATTTTACGAGCGCTGCCGGAGCGTGATGACCGAGGTGGCGCAGGCCGAGGCCGTCGTCGCCGAGGCGCAGGGCGAGCCGCACGGGACCGTCCGGTTCAGTTGCCCCCTCGGCCTGCTGGATCCCCTGGCCCGCGTCTTTTCCGAGTTCATGGCGAGGCACCCTCGGGTCAGGCTGCACGTGGCCGCCACCAACAGGCGGGTCGACCTCATCGAGGAGGGGATCGACGTCGCGCTCCGGGTGCGCACCGCCATCGACGCCGACGCCACGCTCACGATACGCACGCTCGGCAGGAGCCGCCGCATCCTCGTCGCCAGCCCCGCGCTCGCCAACCGCCTGGGCGACATGAGCAACATCGCGGCGCTCGCCTCCGCCGCGACGCTCAGCCCGGTCGAGCAGGCCGGCGAGGACACCTGGGAGCTCGTCGGGCCGGAGGGGCAGACGCGGTCCGTGCGGCACGCGCCGCGCCTGTCTTGCGGCGATTTCGTCGCGCTGCGGGAGGCGGCGGCGGCGGGGCTCGGGGTGGCGCTCGTCCCCGATCACGTCTGCTGGCCCGCGCTGCAAGGGGGGCGGCTCGTCCAGGTGTTCCCGGACTGGCACGCGCCCGATGGCATCATTCACCTCGTTTTCACCACCCGCCGCGGCCTGCCGCCCGCGGTCCGCGCATTCATCGATCACCTCGCCGAACGATTTCGCGACGAGCGGCTGCTGACCAGCATCCACTGA
- a CDS encoding SDR family NAD(P)-dependent oxidoreductase, with protein MSKKLEGKVAVVTGGTSGIGLAAAKRFAAEGAYVFITGRRQPELDAAVKEIGKNATGIRGDVSNLADIDRLYDAVQQQKRPIDVLFANAGGGEFAPLGAITEAHFDKTFDVNVKGVLFTVQKALPLLRDGGSIILTGSTTGTTGSPAFSVYSATKAAIRNFARNWILDLKDRRIRVNTISPGPIDTPGLHDLGGSEEQARQLKDQLISLVPLGRLGLPDEVAKAAVFLASDDSSFVNGIELFVDGGAAQV; from the coding sequence ATGAGCAAGAAACTCGAGGGCAAGGTCGCGGTCGTCACCGGGGGGACCTCCGGCATTGGTCTGGCCGCGGCGAAGCGGTTCGCGGCCGAGGGCGCGTACGTCTTCATCACGGGGCGACGCCAGCCCGAGCTGGATGCGGCCGTGAAGGAGATCGGCAAGAACGCGACCGGCATTCGCGGCGACGTGTCCAATCTGGCGGACATCGATCGGCTCTACGACGCGGTCCAGCAGCAAAAGCGACCCATCGACGTCCTCTTCGCCAATGCCGGCGGCGGAGAGTTCGCGCCCCTCGGCGCGATCACCGAGGCGCATTTCGACAAGACCTTCGACGTCAACGTCAAGGGCGTGCTGTTCACCGTGCAGAAGGCGCTGCCGCTCTTGCGCGACGGCGGCTCGATCATCCTCACCGGCTCCACGACGGGCACGACGGGCTCGCCCGCGTTCAGCGTCTACAGCGCGACCAAGGCCGCGATCCGCAATTTCGCGCGAAACTGGATCCTCGATCTGAAGGACCGGCGCATCCGCGTCAACACGATCAGCCCGGGGCCGATCGACACGCCAGGGCTGCACGATCTCGGCGGATCCGAGGAGCAGGCGCGGCAGCTCAAGGACCAGCTCATCAGCCTCGTTCCCCTCGGCCGGCTCGGCCTGCCGGACGAGGTGGCCAAGGCCGCGGTCTTCCTCGCCTCGGACGACAGCAGCTTCGTCAACGGCATCGAGCTGTTCGTCGACGGCGGGGCGGCGCAGGTATGA